The following is a genomic window from Hymenobacter sp. APR13.
CGCTGAAAAACCAAGCGGTAGGTGAGGGTTGAGGAAAAGGATAGGATTTTGTACAGGAGAAATACGGCCGAAAGCATAACGCTGGTGTGGAAGCTCGCGTAACCTGATAAGTCTGCCTTGCCGATCCGGTCAGGCTGGGCTTGCCTGCGTTTCCACTCCAACACCACAATGCTCTTTCTATGATCCAGCAACCGATTCCCTCAGCCGCCAGCGCCGGTGTGGTAGCTGCGCCGCCGCCCACCAGCCCGGTGCAGCTTACTATCAACGGGCAGCAGCACACCCTCCAGATTGCGCCCTGGACTACCCTGCTCGACGCTCTGCGCGAGTATGCCGGCCTCACGGGTACCAAAAAGGGCTGCGACCATGGCCAGTGCGGCGCCTGCACGGTGCTGGTAAACGGCAAGCGCGTGAACAGCTGCCTGACCCTGGCCGTGATGCACGACGACGACGACATCACCACCATCGAGGGCCTGGGCACCCCGGAGGCCATGCACCCGCTGCAGCAGGCTTTCGTCGACCACGACGCCTTCCAGTGCGGCTACTGCACGCCCGGCCAGATCTGCTCGGCTCAGGGCCTCATCAACGAAGGCAAAGCCCACACCGAAGACGAAATCCGGGAGCACATGAGCGGCAACCTCTGCCGCTGCGGCGCCTACGTAGGCATCCTGAATGCCGTGAAGGAAGTGGTGGATAAAGGCAGTAATGAGGTGAGGAAGTAACTGGGAATGAAGTAAGGCCCTGTTTGCTTGCGGCGAACGGCAACTGCTTCTCCTGTACTGCCTCATCACAAGTCACTTCATCACCTCATCACCCTACACCATGAATTCATTTACCTACCACCGCGCGACGGCCGTTGAGGATGCCGTGCGGGACCAGGCCAGCCACCAGGGCTCGGCCTACATCGGGGGCGGCACCAACCTCATCGACCTGATGAAGGAAAACGTGGAGCGCCCCACCCACCTCGTGAGCGTGGCCAAGCTGCCGCTGGCTGCCATCGAAAGCCTGCCCGACGGCGGCCTGCGCCTGGGCGCCATGGCCACCAACGCCGACACGGCCTGGAACGAGGACGTGAAAAACCGCTACCCGCTGCTCAACCAGGCCATTCTGGCCGGCGCCTCGCCCCAGCTGCGCAACGCGGCCACCAACGGCGGCAACCTCATGCAGCGCACCCGCTGCTTGTATTTCTACGACCTGGCCACGCCTTGCAACAAGCGTGAGCCGGGCACCGGCTGCTCGGCCATCGGGGGCTTCAACCGCATTCATGCCATTCTGGGCGCCAGTGAGCATTGCATTGCCACCCACCCGTCGGATATGTGCGTGGCCCTGGCGGCGCTGGCTCCTACGGTGCGCGTGAGCGGGCCCAACGGCGAACGGAGCATTGCCTTCGACGACTTCCACCGCCTGCCCGAAAATCAGCCCGAGAAAGACAACACCCTGGCTTCCGGCGAGCTGATCATCAGCCTCGACCTGCCCGAGAAAGGCTTTGAGAAGAACTTCAGCTACCTGAAGCTGCGCGACCGGACCAGCTACGCCTTCGCCCTGATTTCGGTGGCGGTAGGGCTGGAGCTGGAAGGCGGCACCATTAAGGACGCCCGCCTGGCGCTGGGCGGCGTGGCCCACAAGCCCTGGCGCGACCAGAAGGCCGAAGCCATGCTGAAAGGCCAGCCCGCCACCGAGGATACCTTCCGCCGCGTGGCCGCCCAGGTGGTGGCCGACGCCAAAGGCCAGGGCTCCAACGACTTCAAGATTGCGCTGGCCCAGCGCGCCATCGTGCGGGCCCTCAAGCAGGCCGCCGACGGCTCGCAGAAGGCTTCCGACGTATTTCAGAACTCCAATCCCTAACCCGCATGAGCACCACTAACTATATCGGCACCGCCACCAGCCGCGTCGACGGGCCGGCCAAGGTGACGGGAACGGCCACCTACGCCGCCGAGTACCACCTGCCCAACATGGCGTATGCCTACGTGGTGAGCAGCCCCATTGCCAAGGGCAAAATCACGAAGATCCACGCCGACGAGGTGCTGGCGCTGCCCGGCGTTATTCAGGTGTTTTCGCACGAGAACGTGCCCTCCGTGGCCTGGCTCGACAAGAAGCACAAGGATCTGGTAGCGCCCGGCGGCTCGCCGTTCCGGGCTCTGCAGGACCCCGAAATCCAGTTCAGCCAGCAGCCGGTGGCCCTCGTGGTGGCCGACTCTTTTGAGCTGGCCCGCTACGCGGCCTCGGTGCTGCGCATCGAGTACGACGAAGAAAAGCACGAAACCAACCTCGAAACCCAGCGCGCCAAAGGCTACGAGCCGGGCAGCGGCAAAACCGGCTTCCAGCCGCCGCCGCCGCCCCGCGGCAACCCCGACAAAGCCTGGGGTGCCGCCGAGCACCGCATGGAGGCCGAGTACGTGCACGGCACCCAGCACCACAACCCCATGGAGCTGTTCAGCACCACGGTGGAGTGGCGCGGCGAAGGCCAGATTACGGCCTACGACAAAACCCAGGGCGTTTTCAACGTGAAGAACTACCTGGTGGGCGTTTTCGGCCTGAAGAAGGACGACGTGCGCGTGGTGAATGAGTACATGGGCGGCGGCTTCGGCGCGGGCCTGCGGCCGCAGTACTCGGTGTACCTGGCCGTGCTGGCCTCGCTGGAGTTGCGCCGCTCGGTGCGCCTCACGCTCACGCGCCAGCAGATGTTCAGCTTCGGCCACCGGCCCCACGTGCTCCAGACCGTGAAGCTGGCCACCAACCCCGATGGCACGCTGGCCGCCCTGCAGCACCATGCCCTCCACGAAACCTCTCACTTCGAGGACTACACCGAGAATGTGGTGAACTGGAGCGGCATGCTCTACCAGTGCGAAAACGTGAAGCTGGGCTACCAGATTGCCAAGCTCGACGTATTTACGCCTCTCGATATGCGCGCCCCCGGCGCCGCCTCGGGCAGCATTGCGCTGGAAGTGGCCATGGACGAAATGGCCTACGCCGCCGGCCTCGACCCGTTGGAGTTCCGCCTGCGCAACTACGCCGACCGCGACCAGAACGTAGATAAGCCCTTCTCCAGCAAGAAGCTGCGCGAATGCTACCACCAGGCCGCCGCCAAGTTCGGCTGGGACCAGCGCAGCCAGGAGCCGCGCTCCATGCGCGACGGCAAGATGCTGGTGGGCTGGGGCATGGCCGGTGGCGTCTGGGATGCCACCCAGCAGAAATCGGCCGCCAAAGCCTCCATCACGGCCGATGGCAAGCTGACGGTGCTGAGCGGCGCCGGCGAAAACGGCGCCGGCACTTACACCATCATGACGCAGATTGCGGCCGAAACCCTGGGCCTGCCCCTGGAAGCCGTATCCTTCAAGCTCGGCGACACCGACCAGCCCGAAGCCCCGCTGCAGGGCGGCTCCTGGACGGCAGCCTCCGTGGGAACGGCCATCCAGAGCGTGTGCCAGGACCTGGCCGGCAAAATCCTGAAGCTGGCCCAGAAGCAGGACGACTCCCCGCTCAAGGACGCCAAGTTCGAGGACGTGGAGTTCCTCAACGGCCAGATTCGCCTCCGCGCCGACCACAACCAGTCCGTAGTAATCCGCGACGTGCTGCAGGCCAGCGGGGAAGCCAAAGTGGAAGCCGATGGCTCTACGATGCCCAACATGCTCAAGCAGAAGCAGTACTCGCTGCACGCCCACAACGCCGTGTTTGTGGAAGTGAAGGTAGACGAGGACCTGGGCACGGTGCACGTGACGCGGGTGGTGAATGCCATTGCCGCCGGCCGCATCATCAACCTCAAAACGGCCCGCTCGCAGGTGTTGGGCTCGGTCGTGTGGGGCATCGGGGCGGCTCTGATGGAGGAAACCGTGATGGACCACAAGTTCGGGCGCTACATGAACCACAACTTTGCCGAGTACCACGTGCCCGTCAACGCCGACATTCACGACATCGACGTCATCTTCGTGGATGAGGAAGACGATGTGGTGAACCCGTTGGGCGCCAAAGGCATCGGGGAAGTAGGCATGCTGGGGGTAGCCGCCGCCGTGGCCAACGCCATCCACCACGCCACCGGCAAGCGCGTCCGCGACCTGCCAATTACGATTGACAAGCTGCTGTAACGAAGTGTAGCATAGGCTTCAGCCTGTGCCGTCAGCCGCAAAAAAAAACGCCCCGCAACCAGATGGTTGCGGGGCGTTTTTTTGTGTGAACTACAAGCTGCAGTAACCGCCGCCGCTTGCCGTAACGCAAACCGCCCCGTAACCGTGAGGTTGCGGGGCAGATTTGTGAGTGGAAAAAAAATGTGTCTTGAGCACTCAGATGACAAGATTCATATCAATCTTGTATCCGCTACTTCTAAGCTCTTTAGCAAGACTTAGTTTCCAATCATTTGCCATTGATATGTAAACTACACCAGAAATGTCATTAGGGGTCTCAATATTCCCTTTTACCAAAGCACATACATTATTTCTGCCTATTTTACCAATTAAAAAACCATGCTCAAAAACGACATTTTGACGTGCCCTAGATTGAAGATTTTCTGCATCTTCTTTACTTGCTCCAACATCGCAAGGTGTAT
Proteins encoded in this region:
- a CDS encoding (2Fe-2S)-binding protein, which produces MIQQPIPSAASAGVVAAPPPTSPVQLTINGQQHTLQIAPWTTLLDALREYAGLTGTKKGCDHGQCGACTVLVNGKRVNSCLTLAVMHDDDDITTIEGLGTPEAMHPLQQAFVDHDAFQCGYCTPGQICSAQGLINEGKAHTEDEIREHMSGNLCRCGAYVGILNAVKEVVDKGSNEVRK
- a CDS encoding FAD binding domain-containing protein, with product MNSFTYHRATAVEDAVRDQASHQGSAYIGGGTNLIDLMKENVERPTHLVSVAKLPLAAIESLPDGGLRLGAMATNADTAWNEDVKNRYPLLNQAILAGASPQLRNAATNGGNLMQRTRCLYFYDLATPCNKREPGTGCSAIGGFNRIHAILGASEHCIATHPSDMCVALAALAPTVRVSGPNGERSIAFDDFHRLPENQPEKDNTLASGELIISLDLPEKGFEKNFSYLKLRDRTSYAFALISVAVGLELEGGTIKDARLALGGVAHKPWRDQKAEAMLKGQPATEDTFRRVAAQVVADAKGQGSNDFKIALAQRAIVRALKQAADGSQKASDVFQNSNP
- a CDS encoding xanthine dehydrogenase family protein molybdopterin-binding subunit; its protein translation is MSTTNYIGTATSRVDGPAKVTGTATYAAEYHLPNMAYAYVVSSPIAKGKITKIHADEVLALPGVIQVFSHENVPSVAWLDKKHKDLVAPGGSPFRALQDPEIQFSQQPVALVVADSFELARYAASVLRIEYDEEKHETNLETQRAKGYEPGSGKTGFQPPPPPRGNPDKAWGAAEHRMEAEYVHGTQHHNPMELFSTTVEWRGEGQITAYDKTQGVFNVKNYLVGVFGLKKDDVRVVNEYMGGGFGAGLRPQYSVYLAVLASLELRRSVRLTLTRQQMFSFGHRPHVLQTVKLATNPDGTLAALQHHALHETSHFEDYTENVVNWSGMLYQCENVKLGYQIAKLDVFTPLDMRAPGAASGSIALEVAMDEMAYAAGLDPLEFRLRNYADRDQNVDKPFSSKKLRECYHQAAAKFGWDQRSQEPRSMRDGKMLVGWGMAGGVWDATQQKSAAKASITADGKLTVLSGAGENGAGTYTIMTQIAAETLGLPLEAVSFKLGDTDQPEAPLQGGSWTAASVGTAIQSVCQDLAGKILKLAQKQDDSPLKDAKFEDVEFLNGQIRLRADHNQSVVIRDVLQASGEAKVEADGSTMPNMLKQKQYSLHAHNAVFVEVKVDEDLGTVHVTRVVNAIAAGRIINLKTARSQVLGSVVWGIGAALMEETVMDHKFGRYMNHNFAEYHVPVNADIHDIDVIFVDEEDDVVNPLGAKGIGEVGMLGVAAAVANAIHHATGKRVRDLPITIDKLL